The genomic interval TTTCTGCTTACACCTCTAAAAGATTTAATCGGTTTGAATGAATCATTAAAAAAAGCATAATAGTATAGCACTCATGAGACATTGAGCACACCCAGCCTGGTAAGATGGACTTTGGTTGTAccaaatccttcaacaaatctagaTCATTCACAAATTTAACAAGAAAAATCCTGCTTTAGACAACTTGTTTGCATAAGCCAGACCAAGCTCAGCTTCAGTTTGTTTTCCTGAAATCTCAGCATTATCCTACTATCACAATCTCCCAAAAATAGCTTCCAAGTAAACTCAACTGTGCAAGTACTCATTTAcacataaaaagtttaaaaaaacaaaatccagacttTCACTAGTAGGTATTAGTTATACTAATAGATTAGCTCGATTCTCAAACTAATATCTCACagctaaataaaaacataaaacgttaaatattaaaatgtacattTGCTTGACATGATTTTTAATCATGTCCATGTAATAGCACTATACAATCCTGTGAATACTTGAAACACTGTTTAGCAACGATCTACAGAACAAATACTGTTGATTTGAGGAAATGAAAACCTGAAGCACCGGCTGATAAATGGGATCAAATAAAGTTTAGTTCTTAGAAATAAGAAGGAATGTGGCACGTGGGAAGCAGTTGAGCCAGCCGAGAGCAGTGCCAATTAGGAATTGCAGCTGTAGTAAAATTTGAACTCTGGATATTTTCACCAGGAGACTTCAAACGAAGAGGAAAACAATGAAGATTCTGAGGGGAATGAAGaccaggaggcggaggcagagaaCTCCACACTTTCCACACTCTCGGGTGTAACAGCTAGCTACGGAGCAGAGACCACACCCCAAGCACAGACTTTTGAGTTAGCGGCACTCCAACTGCCCAAGAAGGTAATGAGCCCCAAACACGGATTCCGCTTTCATCTTTCTGCTGATGTCCACATTGCCCCCACATTATCCACATAGTATTTAAtaccatacatatgtgtgtgtatacacacatacatacacacacatatatgtatatgtatatatatgaatgtcaGTAAAGAAGCAAGAATAGATACACTTTCCCTGATTACAAATGAGGGATGATATTCTGTATATTTCCATCCCAAGCTGTTGACAATTTGCGTAATAACAGAAGACAGCAGCAGGGATAAAATGGACAACCATATAATGCATAAAAGGGCCAGAGAAGTATCACCCCACATCGAATGTGCCCCTTCCAAGGCAGAGAAAGTGGGTAGAGCTTGGGAAGCACGGCCCACAGGACAGGATTATCACGTACACCCCCAACCCATTGGAACGCATCCCAAAGGTATCTATTCTGAATTTTTTTAAGTCATCACAAATTCCTTCACAAATTAAAGTATATACAACTCAAAACAGCCTCTGTAACAAGACCATCAGCACAAAAGTTCTGAGTATTTTCTTAACTAGATTCAAACATTCCTTTCCAGGCTGGAGATGCAGAAAGCAGGGCTCCAAAAGTGAAGGAAAGCgacgaggaagaagaagaagaagaggaagaggaagaaaatgagaacgAAGAAGCAGAAGTGGATGAAAACGAGCTGGCGGTCAACGGCACCAGCACCAACTCCACGGAGGTGGATGGCGGGAATGGCAGCAGCGGAGGAGACAACGGAGAAGAAGCCGAAGCAGAGGAGGCAAGCGTCACTGAAGCAGGTGCAGAAGGAACCACAGGGGGCAGGGAACTGACCAGTGTTGGCACCCAGACAGCTGTCCTTCTGAACGGGTTTCAGCAGACAACCCCACCGCCCGAAGCCTATGGGACCACCTCGCCACCGATCAGAAAAAGCAGCACCGTTGAGTATGGGGGAGAATACGAACAAACAGGCAACGAATACAACAATGAGTATGAAGTCTATGACAACGAGAACGGGGAGCCTCGTGGCGACACTTACCGAGCTTATGAGGATGAATACAGCTACTACAAGGGGCATGGCTATGAAGGCTACGAGGGTCAGAATTATTACTACCATCAGTGAAGCCCCCTCCCCGGGGGGAATTTCCCCATTTGAATTCCCCATTCTGTCTTATCATCTGGCTACCATTTTCAAAATTCAACTCAGGAAGGTGCAATATAACAGATGTGCATTTTATAGTGTGGAATGGTGCTACAGCCCCAGAGTGATTTCCGCAAATGCTTTTGTTTGTAGTGggcttcttctttaaaaaaaacaaatttcccAGGTGTGTCATTGAAGAGTCTTAGTAAATCAGGGCTATTGATCAAGCAGCACACAGATCTATGAGCTGGGACTAGATGGATACTTTGGGATTATAGCTCTATAGTGTTTGTGCTATTGCTAACTGCGCAAACATACCCTGTATAAGAAGGCTCCTAATGAGAGATTTATTAACAACACTATATATGATGTGTGACGTTCCTTTATCACACCCCCTATCTAATACTGTATTAGGTTTAATTTGCATCCTCATGTATTTTATGTAACCTGTGCACATGCATTTTTATCACAAATAAATATGCAATCTTTCACATGTGTTATAATTAAGAAGAAAGAGATTTAGAATGAGTGTGGGTTTAAGGAGCAGGGAACAATTCAGCTAAAAAGCAACACTTATTTCCATCAGGGTTTTAAACTCAGAGGATCTGGAAGCATTCTTTCTTCAATACATCTGAATGGCTAAGGTTTGACTAAGGAGGGCACAGTCACTGTATACAGGAGGAAGTAAATGTCTCCCCTTAAAGTTGCCAGATTTAACAAGCATGAATACATGTTATAAGATGCCCACTTCAGTTTGAATTCCAGATAAACAATAAGTGGCTTTTAATACAACCCCTCCCCCCATGAATGATTTGTCTCTGTGAAACATCTGGAACAAACTTATGCTAAATAAATGACTTATTCTTTATCTAATATTCAATTGTGGCTGAGTGTCCTGTGTTCTTCTGGTAAGCTTATCCCTACATAATTTGATTTTAAATGGGGCAGGGTAATTAAACtcttacacacatgcaaacacacacactacacacacatacacatgcaaacataaatgcatacaaactgcccacacacatatgtaacagacaaaccacaaacacatacaaatgcaaaaacacaaactacatacatacaaacacacacaaattcaaaCACCCACAaactacacatacacaaactgccacaaacatatacacatgtaaacacacacacacacactacacatatacaaattacacaaagtgcacacacacatacacacacgaaaacacacacacaaagtacactTATACAaactatacacacataaaaacacacacacacacacacacatactaacacacactTAGTCTACAAAGTCTTGACAACAACTGACTCCTTAATGTAAACCTAAAAGCAAAATTCAAATTAGCATATAGGTAGTTGGAAGATGCTTGCTGACAAGAAGTCACACATCCTTTCATTTATTCTCTATAAAATTTAGTGTGAGCCCACATAGTCAGCGTTTAGATATCCAGCACAGGAAAATGTAGAGCCTTTTCGGTGATTGCAGTTTGGGTACCATCAGTTACATCATCACCTGCTCATGGACCTCAATAGAGAAGTTGGAAGACTAGTCGATAAGCACCCTCACAATACCTGCCACCTTGCCCTCTTACCCCTCAGTCCTCCCACTGACCCCTCAGTCCTCCCACTGACACCCTCAACCTTCCCCCTGATCCCACAGTCCTCACACTGCCCCTTCAGTCCTCCATTTGACCACTCAATCCTCCCACTGGTCCCTCAATCCTGCCACTGATGCGTCAATCTTCTCACTGATCTCTTAGTCCTCGCACTGACCCCTCAGGCCTCGCACTGACCCCTCAGGCCTTAGTTACATGGTATTTTCATTTGCTTGCTTTACATTTTTAAGCTACCAGGAAGCCAAATCAGCTTACTCATCATGCTTTCCAAAATAACCCAGGTAGTTTTTGGTAAAACATATAATTAAGTGAATTTCATCACTCCATTCCTGCCCAGATGTAGACTTCCAGTACAACACTCTTAGAGCCTGTTGGGTGTCAGGTGGTTTCTAAGCAGCAAGATAGTTTGTAACAGTTCCTTGATGCTGTTTGATTGACATTCTCTATTTATATTGATTCCACAAGCAGGGAGACAGGCAACAAACAGGAGCAGCAAAATGTCAGTTCCCAGTATTCCTAACATCTCAAAATGATAGTAAACCAGAGGTGATAGGTGGCAGAGGGTCAGACTTTCTGCTATTGAGGAGCTAGCTCTAATCATAGCTGAGCAGGTGGACCTGCACAGAAGGCTGCAGTTGGGTATCAAGGAGATAAAGTTGCAAGACTGAGACTtgggcaaaggcaggcaggctgtTTGTGAGTTGATGACCTGAGAATATTAACAGGTCTATAGGTATTTGCTTCTGAAAGAGGACTCTGTCCCTTTCCCTGTGGCCACCTCTATCTCGTCTGCTCTTTTCAAGTCTGTCTTAGTTTGGTTAACACCATGCCTCAGTTGAATATTCTCTCCACATGTCTGCCCAGATACAACCAGATTTACTCTATGGAGAACACAAGCTCTTCTACAGTTTGATCCAACACTCCACAGTCACAGTGTGGGGCCTAGTCATGCACCCAACTCACATTGGCCACTTTGTCCAAGTGAGACTCCCTAACAGCTAGCTCTATTCACAAAACCAGCCTGGAgctctctgctttctcctctcaAAACCCTGGGATCTCAAACAAGGAGAGGAGAATCTCCTGAAAAGGACAAAATAGCAACGTAATCTTCATGGAACATGATGAGTCTAGCTAAAGAGTTTTCAGTGCAGGGTATTTTGTGACCTTGTAAGAAATatcaaatatgattttttttctatcaaaacCCATAAAACTTGTGTTTAGGGGAGGGAATTCAGATCCTTTTATCTCTTCCACCTAAGACTTTATGTAAATGTTCAtatccctctcccacccagcaaAACCTTTGTTTACACAAAGGTTTATTGCTGTATTTCAGGAATTTGGTGGCCTGAAACTGTGACTCTTTTCTCTTTGGAGCAATGgtatctttccctttccttcatttcctgtGTACCAATTATTGTCAAACTAGCCAAGGAAGTGAagactgatgtgtttataaaaagataaagaagtgtaagatatgttctatggcagtgtggtgaggtatgggggagaGGCAGTGcctcagcgggcccatgccaaggcatcccttccccctgagggacccaGCCACACAagagtatagtatagaatagagtttattcgggGAATGGGGGAGGCGagttaaaaggagagagagagagagagagagagagagagagagagagagagagagagagagagaggagaaagaaagagagagagaaaaggagaagaagaagaagaagaagaagaagaaggaggaggaggaggaggaggaggaggaggaggaggagaagaagaagaagaagaagaagaagaagaagaaggagaagaagaagaagaagaagaaggagaagaagagaagtagaagccagccatgaccacatggtggggggaagggaatggtaagagagagcaggagcaagagtcaagagaggcaagagagaggagggagcaagcagttccttttatagtgggctagaTCTACCTGGCAGTTGCCAAGTAACTGTAGGGTGGAGTTTAGAGAGAATGCTAATATTGACTGTGAAGTCAGACCCTAACAATGGAGAAACCACACAGGCACCACCCGAGTTAGAATAAAACCCAAAGCCCATcctgctctgtgtgtttgctcttCCAAGCACACCCTCTTTCTCAAGAGTAAAGCTGCCTCATCCAGACACTTCAGTTGGAGTTGTGGTCTCTTTTACTGCAACCCAGACTTAGTTCTAATGTTCTGAGCAGCCACATAGGAAATCCAGTTTGTCTGCCAGAAAGCAAGGTCATATATGTGCAGCTGCACAAGGCAGATCTTGGGTGTTCTGCCGAATCCGTTTGAAGGTAGTGTCCACAATCTTGCGTGTTCCGCTGAATCCGTTTGCAAGCAGTGTCCACACAGATGCCTATGCTTTCCTGGGAGAGTTATCAAGTGGAAATGGAAGCTAAACCACATTACTGCATATAACCCAGAAAGAAATTAGTGTGTTGTTTGAAACTAAGTTTTGAGATAATGTGTTAAATAGCAAAAGTTAACTAGAGCAGAAATGGATGGGATGACGCCTGATCTATAAGAGTTAAGAAAACCACTGAAGAACAGCTGAACTAACACAATGCAGATAGACATAAGATTAAAAGATATAGAAATAATTACACATGCCCTAATATGGCCAGCTCGTATTACTATGTGTCCGCAACACAGAGAACAGCGGATACAAGCCACAAACTGCACCCTGTGGTCTTGCAGCTGCAGAGCTGCAGCCCCTGAAAGTAACACTGTTTCAAGAATGAGCAGTGTTTTCCCCTGGAAGTCGCACAACAAAGCTTTGTAGCCCCCTCCAGCAATGTTGCCATGTCCTGAATAAAAGGCTGGTATCGttgtaattatgttttaattacaGTCTCAGCGTCCTCATCTCAAGTTGTAATAAAATTTCtttctaatataaaaataaaggcaaaTTCTATTTACATAGCCTCTCTTTGCTAGTAATGACTGAGCAGGTATGCGGCCTAGAGAAATTGACACATCTGGCTTCATGCTGATCTGTGGCATTCCATAGTACTGTAATTGAGTAAAATGCCCAACACAGGGAGAAAAATCACACTCTCTAGAGACAAAAATAACTTGGAGGAATACAAGAAGTTGGGTGGAAGTGATGTTTTTAGAAAGTGGCATTTTCCGAGTGGAATTTGCCTCAGCATcagcgggagacatcttggatccggGACTCTGACGAAAGTAgtatgcacaggtgagagtgtggactacagaagctaacagcttctgggacaggcaggagccacagagcttctgaggcagcccccttttagggctccagacatctgggcaccttcctggccagaggataggtgtccgcccagcactggagggctttgcaggagcacctgggggagccatctttattcccagatccctccaagactagtctgtgcaggtgagagtggggactacagaagctaacagcttctgtgacaggccgaagcaacacagcttctgggacaggtcctgttttgggccttcatcttcggccaggagggaggtctgaacaccagatatctgtgcaccttccctgtaagaggagagcttgtctgcagagagtgctctgaccactgaaactcagaggagagagctagtctcccaggtctgctgatagaggctaacagaatcaagagaggaacaatctctaaccagagacaactacaacaactaactccagagattaccagatggcaaaaggtaaacttaagaatcttactaacagaaaccaagaccactcaccatcatcagaactgagcattcccacttcgcccagtccagagcaccccaacatacctgaaaagctagacccagatttaaaagcatatctcatgatgatggtagaggacatcaagaaggactttaataactcacttaaagaaatataggagaacacggctaaacaggtagaagaccttaaagaggaagcacaaaaatcccttaaagaattgcaggaaaacaccaccaaacaggtgatggatttgaataaaaccatccaagacctaaaaaaagaagtagacacaataaagaaaacccaaagtgaggcaacactggagatagaaacaataggaaagaaatctggaaccatagatgcaagcatcagcaacagaatacaagagatggaagagagaatctcaggtgcagaagattccatagagaacatcggcacaacaatcaaagaaaatggaaaatgcaaaaagatcctaactcaaaacacccaggaaatccaggacacaatgagaagaccaaatctacggataataggagtagatgagaatgaagattttcaactcaaagtaccagcaaatatcttcaacaaaattatagaagaaaacttcccaaacctaaagaaagagatgcccatgaacatacaagaagcctacagaactccaaatagactggaccagaaaagaaattcctcccgacacataataatcagaacaacaaatgcactaaataaagatagaatattaaaagcagtaagggaaaaaggtcaagtaacatacaaaggcaagcctatcagaattacaccagatttttcaccagagactatgaaagccagaagaacctggacagatgttatacagacactaagagaatacaaatgccagcccaggctactatacccagccaaactttcaattaccttagatggagaaatgaaagtattccacaacagaaccaagttcacacattatgTTTCCACGATtcccgcccttcaaaggataataacagaaaaaaaaaaaaaaaaccagtacagggacGGAAACcctgtcctagaaaaagcaagaaggtaatccctcaacaaacctaaaagaagacagccacaagaacagaatgccaactttaacaacaaaaataataggaagcaacaattgcttttccttaatatctcttaatatcaatggactcaacttcccaataaaacaacatagactaacaggctggctacataaacaggacccaacattttgctgcttacgggaaactcatctcagggaaaaagatagacactacctcagaatgaaaggctggaaaacaattttccaagcaaatggtctgaagaaacaagctggagtagccattctaatatctaataaaatcgacttctaacccaaagtcatcaaaaaagacaaggagggacacttcatactcatcgaaggtaaaatcttcaaagaggaactctcaattctgaatatctatgctccaaatgcaagagcagccacattcattaaagaaactttagtaaatctcaaagcacacattgcacctcacacaataatagtgggagacttcaacacaccactttcaccaatggacagatcatggaaacagaaactaaacagggacacaatgaaactaacagaagttatgaaacaaatggatctgacagatatctacagaacaatttatcctaaaacaaaaggctataccttcttctcaacacctcatggtaccttctccaaaactgaccacataattggtcacaaaacaagcctcaacatatacaaaaatattgaaattgtcccatgcatcctaacagatcaccatggactaaggtttatcttcaataacagaataaataataaaaagccaacattcacgtggaaactgaacaacattcttctcaatgataccttggtcaaggaaggaataaaaaaagaaattaaggactttttggagtttaatgaaaaggaagacacaacatacccaaacttatgggacacaaataaagcatttctaagaggaaaactcatagctctgagtgcttccaaaaagaaactagagagagcacacattagcagcttgacaacacatctaaaagctcttgaacaaaaggaagcaaattcacccaagaggagtagactgcaggaaataatcaaactcaggggcgaaatcaaccaagtgaaaacaagaagaactattcaaagaatcaaccaatcgagaagctggttctttgagaaaatcaagatagataaacccttagccagactcactagagggcacagggaaatcaccctaattaacaaaatcataaatgaaaagggagacataacaacagatcctgaagaaatccaaaacaccatc from Mus musculus strain C57BL/6J chromosome 5, GRCm38.p6 C57BL/6J carries:
- the Ibsp gene encoding bone sialoprotein 2 precursor, coding for MKTALILLSILGMACAFSMKNFHRRIKAEDSEENGVFKYRPRYFLYKHAYFYPPLKRFPVQGGSDSSEENGDGDSSEEEGEEEETSNEEENNEDSEGNEDQEAEAENSTLSTLSGVTASYGAETTPQAQTFELAALQLPKKAGDAESRAPKVKESDEEEEEEEEEEENENEEAEVDENELAVNGTSTNSTEVDGGNGSSGGDNGEEAEAEEASVTEAGAEGTTGGRELTSVGTQTAVLLNGFQQTTPPPEAYGTTSPPIRKSSTVEYGGEYEQTGNEYNNEYEVYDNENGEPRGDTYRAYEDEYSYYKGHGYEGYEGQNYYYHQ